The sequence AAGCGAGAGAACGAGATCTTCCAGGAATCAGGCTGGGGGGATGGCCCGGTGGATGCGGCCTACAAAGCGATCGACCAGATCACGAAGATCCAAGGGCGGCTGGCTGACTACTCGATCAGGGCCATCACCGCCGGGAAGGACGCGTTGGGCGAGGTGGTCCTGAAGCTGGAAGTCAATGGCCATACCGTAATCGGCAGAGGAACCTCTACCGATGTCATCGAGGCCAGCGTGAGAGCCTACCTGAACGCGATCAATAAGATTGTCGGCGCGGCTCGGCCTCCCAAAGATATGGCCGCGCCAAGGGGACTGTGACCGCGAGGACGTGACATGGCGAACAGAACATACACGGTAGCGGTCGCCGGAGCCACCGGCGCGGTCGGAGAGACAATGCTTCGACTGCTCGAAGAGCGGAACTTTCCCGTCCGACGACTGAAGCTCCTGGCCTCCGAGCGCTCAACCGGGAAGAGCCTCACCTTCAAAGGGGAGGAGATCAAGGTCGAGCGGCTGGACGATGGCTCGTTCCAGGGGATTGATATCGCCCTCTTTTCGGCCGGCGCCACCCGCAGTCAGGAGTTCGCCCCGGCGGCTGTCAAGGCGGGCGCGGTCGTCATCGATAACAGCTCCGCGTTCCGGATGCAGTCCGATGTCCCGCTCGTCATTCCGGAGATCAACCCGGACGCGATTGCCGGGTATCAGGCTCGTGGCATCATCGCCAACCCCAACTGCACCACGATCGTCATGCTCATGCCGCTCAAGCCGCTGCACGACTATGGCCGGGTCAGGCGTGTCATCGTTTCGAGCTACCAGGCAGTGTCCGGTGCGGGGGCGAAGGGGATCGAGGAGTTGAGACGGCAGACGTTAGCCTGGGCCAGGGGCGAGCCGATCGAGGTCAGCGCCTTCCCCCAGCAGATTGCGTTCAACCTCATTCCTCACATTGACACGTTCCAGCCGAATGGCTACACGAAAGAGGAACTGAAGCTTGTCTTTGAGACCCGGAAGATCCTGGGAGACGAATCGATCGGGGTCTCTCCCACTACCGTACGCGTCCCCGTCTTTACAGCCCATTCAGTTTCCATGAACGTCGAGACGGAACGAAAGATTGGGGTAGATAGGGCAAAGGAGTTACTCTCGAAGATGCCGGGACTTGTTGTGATCGATGAGCCAGAAGCAGGCCGCTACCCGATGCCGATCTTCGCGGCCGGCAAGGACGACTGCTTTGTCGGTAGGATCAGAGAAGATCTTACGAATGATCATGCCCTCAACCTCTGGGTGGTGGGAGACCAGCTTCGAAAGGGGGCGGCCCTGAACGCCATTCAGATCGCTGAGCTGTTAGTGGACCGCTATCTTTGAACAGCCAACCCTTGATCTTCAAAGATAATCCATGACAGGAGCGCTGAATCGGCGCTCCTGTTCGTCTTTTAGGACAATACCTCATTAAACTTTTATTTGCCCTTAGAGATGAACACCAGGACCAATCACCCACTCCCCAACCCTCCCCCCTCGGAGGGGGAGGGGACGGGTGGGGGGGACTTTCGAAGCAGTGATGCCTACCTTCAAATTGACGATCGAATACGATGGGACAGACTATCATGGCTGGCAAGTTCAGCCTGGAATGACCACCATTCAAGGAACGCTACAGAAAGCGGTCAAGCGGATTGTCGGGAAGGGCGTCCACGTCATGGGTGCAGGCAGAACCGATTCCGGCGTCCACGCCCTCGGTCAGGTCGCCAGTCTTCGAGCTGAATTCAGCCATCCACCAGACATTCTCCGGCGAGCCCTGACCAGTGTTCTGCCGCCCGATATCGTCGTGACGGCGGTGGAGGAGATGGACAACGACTTTCACGCTCAGCTCTGGGCGAAGTGGAAGCGGTACCGGTATACCATCCTTACGCGCCCATACCCATCCGCCCTCGAGCGTCGATACACCTTATTTGTCCCTTACCCACTCAAGATAGATGCCATGGCTGATGCCGCGAAGACCCTGATCGGTACCCACGATTTCAGCGCCTTTCAAGCGGCTGGTAGTTCCGTAAAATCTTCGATCCGAACGGTATTGGTAGCTGAGTTACGGCAGGAGGGGGATCACCTGTTGCTTGAGATCGTGGCGAGCGGGTTTCTCCGCCACATGATTCGGATCATCATGGGGACTCTGCTGGACGTTGGGAGGGGAAGATTACGGCCTGAAGATCTTAAAGCGATACTTGAAGGAAAAGATCGCAACAATGCATCTAAGACTATTTCTCCACATGCACTATGTTTGCTCGAAGTGGGCTACCAGCCGTTCACGCCTCACGCCTCACGCCCTCACGTCCTTTCGCAGGAGGTTTGCTTCCCATGAGTGAAGCTACTGATCTCTCCAGGAGAAGGCTATTGCAATACCTCGGTCTCACCGCAGTGGCTACGGCAGTAGTGCCGGAGTGGTTATTTGCGGCGGACGAACAGGGTTCCCAGGAACGCTCGGGTCAGTCGGAGCCGGATATCGAGGTCGGAATAACAGCCCAGCCAGCAGAGAGTCCGATCCTACCGGGTCGTCCGACAAAGGTATGGAAGTTCTCGGGGGAGTTGGTCAAGGGGCCGCCCGGCACCGTGGAGGATATCCCGGATAGCTATCTCGGCCCCATACTACGGTTGCGCCAGGGGCAAAAGGTCCGCATCCGTTTCCACAACAAACTGCCAGAACCCTGCGTGATCCATCAACATGGCCTGCATGTGCCTGAGAAGGCGGACGGCCACCCTCGGCATCAGATAGGCAGCGGTCAGACCTCTGTGTATGAATTCACGGTCCTCGATCGAGCCGGCACCTATTGGTTCCACCCGCACACCCACCATCGGACCGCTGAGCAGGCCTACTACGGTCTGTCGGGTTTGATCCTCGTGACTGATGCTGAGGAGCAGTCACTGGATCTGCCGCGCGATGAGCATGATATTCCATTGGTCATTCAGGATCGCAGCTTTGATGACCACAACCAACTGCGCTATATCGGACATATGCATGATCGGTTCAGGGGGTTCTTGGGCGATCGGGTGCTGGTCAACGGCAAACCGGATTTTGTCCTCCCGGTGGCTACCCGAGTCTACCGCCTTCGGATCCTCAACGGATCGAATTCCCGCATCTACAAGTTGGCCTGGAACGATGGGAGCCCGTTGACCGTGATCGGCACTGATGGGGGGCTTCTGGAAAGCCCGGAGGTCCGCAACTATCTGATGCTGGCCCCCGGTGAACGAGTAGACCTTTGGGCAGACCTTCGCGGCCGAAAGCTCGGTGACGAAATTACGCTGCGCAGCGCTGCCTTCTCTGGTGTGATGCCCATGATGGGCATGGGCGGCGGCATGATGGGGATGGGGCGCGGCATGCGAGGCGGGATGATGGGCGGGATGGGCGCCGCACTGCCTCACGGGGCGGAGTTCTCTATCCTGACAGCTCGCATTGTACGGGAGGAACGTGATCAGCGTGTCCTCCCGCGCCGCTTATCGCAGATTCAGCGGTACCGGCCGCAAGATGCTGCCAATGCCCAGAAGCCCAAGTCCATTCATCTGTCCATGAGGGGTATGTCGCCACGACTGAACGGCCGCTCGTTTGAAATGACCAGGGTAGCTGAAGAGGAGATCATCCCGCTGAATACCATGCAGCTACTGGAATTCGTGAATCGGGACCACCGTGCCCACGGGATGATGATGGCCCACCCGATGCATATCCATGGTCAGCAGTTTCAGGTGCTCAAGCGAGAGATGGCCCCCGGATTTGAACGACATTACTCTTCGGTCAGTCAAGGGTTCGTAGATAATGGTTGGAAGGACACGGTGCTTGTGATGCCGGGGGAAAAGGTCACGATCCTCAAACGCTTTGACCATTTCACGGGCCTGTATCTTTATCACTGTCACAATCTCGAGCACGAGGACCTGGACATGATGCGAAACTTTCTGGTCCAGGCTTAGCGTAATCAGGCTTCTGAAACCAATGAGTAAGGAGTGTATCATGCTGTTAGTGGGAAAGAGCAGATCTGAAGGCCGGGCCATTGCGATCGGCGTAGCCTTTCTCTTATGGGCAGTTCTATTTGAGCAGTCTGCGTTTGGTGGGGGGCCGCCAGCCAAATCGGTAGATCCGGGAGTGGCTGCAAAGGTGGGTGACCAGATAGTCACGCTAGATGAGCTCGAGAAGGCGCTGGCCCCGCAGCTTGCCAAGCTGCAAGATCAGAAATTCCAGCTCATGGCGTCGAAGCTGGAGGAACTGATCGCGGGGCGCCTTCTGGCACTCGAGGCTAAGCGGCGCGCGATCACGGTTGAGGAGCTATTGAAGGCCGAGGTTACTTCGAAGGCGCCTGGGGTCACTGACACAGAGGTCACGGCATTCATAACGCAGAATAAGGCGCGGCTTCAGGGGCAGGAAGCCGAGATTCGCCCTAAGGTTCGCGAGCACCTGGTGGGTCAGAAACTACAAGAGACGCGCAGTACCTATCTGGCCGGCCTCCTGCAACGCGCCAAGGTTGAGCGCTTCCTGGAGGAACCAGAGCCGATTCGGATCCCGGTGAGTGCGGAAGGGGCCTTTGCTCAAGGCCCAAAGGATGCGCCAATCACCATCGTTGAGTTCTCCGACTTTCAATGTCCGTACTGCAGTCGGGTCATCGCGACACTGAAAGAGGTGGTGCGGCTCTATCCTAAGCAAGTACGGTTAGCGTTCCGGGATTTCCCGATCGCCGGTCTTCATCCTAAGGCATTGAAGGCGGCTGAGGCGGCGCGATGCGCTGGCGAGAAGGGAAAGTTCTGGGAATACCACGACCTCCTCTTTGAGTCTCAGGCTCAAGCGACGCCCGCAGACTTCAAACGATTCGCTGAGCAGTTGAAGCTCGATGCCAACAGCTTCGCTACGTGCCTGGACAGTGGAAGGCACGCAGCAGCGGTCGCCGCTGATGTCCAGGAAGGGACGCGCCTCGGTATCACCGGGACCCCGACCCTTTTTATCAACGGGCGGTTTGTCGTTGGCGCCCTGCCATTGGAGGCCTTTCAGGGGATCATTGATCGCGAGCTTCGCCGCTCCTCGAAATAACCTTCAGCCTTCAGCCTAAACCCCTAAACATCACTCATGTTCAGGAGGCATGAAATGTCGACCGAAGAGAACAAACGTTTGGTGCGTCGTCTCTACGAGGAAACCGATAAGCAGAATTTCGCGGCGATGGATGAGTTCTTCTCCGCCGATCTGATCGATCACGACCCACCGCCGATCCCTAATCTTCAGCCCGGGCTTGAAGGGATCAAGCAGGCGTTCAGGGTGTTCGCGACCGCGTTCCCAGACGGCACCCATGTCATCCACGATCTGATTGCCGAGGGAGACCGGGTGGTGATCCGAGTGAGCGGAATCGGAACGCATCAAGGCGAATTCAAGGGTATCAAGCCAACTGGGAAGCCGGTCGAGATGACTGGCATTGCCATCTACCGTATCGATGGAGGGAAGATCGTGGAGCGATGGGCGCAGCACAACTTCCTTGGGTTCGTCATGCAGCAATTGGGGGTGATCTCCGCTCACGGGCATGAGTCCTCACCCCCATCCTGACCAGCTCAAACTACATGCGCCCTCTACGCCTAACGGTCGAGATTACTCGCCAGGGATGGCGGCGAGCGACGTTGAATGTACGCGCATGCTCCCTCTTGATGGGGGAGGGTGGGAAAAATGGGCGGGTTCTTTTACTGGCGTGAGATCAGCTCTTCTCGCGGATCTGTAGTTCTTTGATCAGGCGGGCAAGGTCGGTCCGCTGCAGGCCAAGGGCGCTCGCAGCCTTCGATTGATTGCCTCCTGAGCGGTACAGGGTCTCCCGGATGACCTGTCGTTTGTAAGCCACCACAGTTTCATGGAAGTCGCGAGGCGCTTCTCCAGCAGGCGACTCCGGTGCGCCGGCAAGGACAGTCAGTGGGAGGTCTTCCGAGGTGATCCGATCGCGGGTACTCAGGACAACGGCCCGCTCGATAAAATTCGCCAGCTCTCTCACATTGCCTGGCCAGTGGTAGTGTCGCAGTAACTCCCATGCGTCCGGAGTGATCTCCTTAATTCGCTTTCCCATGCGGTCGCAGTATTGGGTGAGGAAGTGATTGGTGAGGGAGACAATGTCCTCCAGGTGGTCTCGGAGTGGGGGGAGCGAGACGGTAATGACATTGAGACGGCGGTAGAGATCCTCACGGAACAACCCCTCGCGGATCGCCTTGTCCATGCGGCGATTCGTGGCGGCAACGAAGCGGAGGTCGACCCGTATCGGCCTCGTCCCGCCGACCCGCTCAAACTCGTGCTCTTGAAGGACACGGAGCAGCTTTGCCTGTAGGTGCGGCTTCAGATCGCCGATCTCATCGAGGAAGGCCGTCCCGCCGTCGGCCAGCTCCAGCTTCCCGCGCTTGCGCTGGTGCGCGCCCGTAAAGGCTCCGCGCTCATGCCCGAACAAATCGCTCTCAAGCAGATCTTCCGATACTGCCACGCAGTTCACCACCACAAAGGGCTGATCCCGCCGCTGGCTCCATTGATGGATAGCTCTCGCGAATACCTCCTTGCCGGTTCCAGTCTCCCCCTGCAGGAGAATCGTAGAACTTCTGGCCGCCGCTCGTTTGGCGGCCTCGATGGCATTCAGGATCGACGGGCTGTGCCCGATGATCGGCCGATCTTGTCCCCTGACCTCCCCTGACAGTAGGAGGTTGTCCCGCTTCAACGCCTCCCGTTCTAGCGCCTTGCCGATAACCACTTCCAGATGCCCCGGGCTAAACGGTTTGGTCAAGAAGTCGTACGCGCCGGCCCGCATCGCCTCCACGGCCTTATCGATGGTGCCATACGAGGTCATTACGATAGTTGTCGTCTCGATCCCCTCATCGCGGATCGCCTTCAGCACCTCGAGGCCACTCTTCTTCGGCATCATAAGATCAAGGAGGGTGATGGTCAGCGAGTTCTCTCTCAGCCGCGTCAGCGCCTGCACACCATCTTCTGCCTCCACGACCTCGAACCCCATGGCCTTCAGCCGATCACGCACCACCTCCCGAATGTCGGGGTCATCGTCCACGATCAGGATCTTGCTATGACTGGGGATCATTGTGATTGCTCCGCGTCAGCGAGGGTTGTCGTTACATTGGTCTGCGCCAGGGGCCGCCTGGGCAGGGTCATGTAGTGCCCCCCTGAAAGTCATTGGGGACGACGCGCTGCATGAGCGACACGCACTCGCGCCGAAGTCACTTCCGCATACGGCGTTGTCTCTACCATCTGGTTCTCCCCATGAGGCTAACAGATATTAGCCGACAGTTCTTAGGCGGACTCTACGATATTGGTGTGTGCAATGCAACACGATACTCGTGACACACTCCTTGGAACACTCTTGAACAAAACGCTTGCACGGGAACCCACTGTTGGATAGCCTGTTCGTCAGCTAGGGATGATACCCAATGCCTCAGGTGTGGACCCGTCGCCCCCTTGCCCCAGATTCCCGGTGGCCAGCAGGGTACTTGCAGGTGGCCATAGACTCTTTTCTCCAGGCGCTGACAAACGATTCGGTGGTTGCTGTGGTAGAGGCCGACCGGTTGCTCGGTGGGGCCGTCAGGTGTTGGCCATAGCAACGGAGGTGAGAGACTGATGCGGCGAGCGTTGACCATCGCGGGCTCCGATTCCGGCGGTGGAGCGGGGATCCATGCCGATCTGAAAACGTTCACAGCCCTTGGTGTGTTCGGGACATCGGCGATTACGTCGGTTACGGCCCAGAACACGATCGGCGTCCATGGGGTGCACGATCTGCCGCCGGAGTTCGTAGGGGGCGCCAGATCGACTCGGTCCTTGACGATATCGCCATCGACGTGGCCAAGACCGGGATGCTTTCGAGCGCAGCGATCATCGAGGTGGTCACGGCGAAGGTGAAGGCGCATGCGATCCAGCGGTTGGTAGTCGATCCGGTGATGGTGGCCAAGAATGGGGCGCCGTTACTTCGGTCTGATGCCGTGAACGCGCTCATTGAGCGTCTGCTGCCCCTTGCCCTTGTTCTCACGCCGAATGTGCCGGAGGCTGAGGCGCTCACAGGGCTGACGATCACTGAGCTCAATGGGATGCGTCAGGCGGCGCGGCCTACAACAGGCGGATAGAAAGGTGGAAGACATGAATGTGCGTTCAATCCTGACAATTGTAGCCACGCTCGCGCTGGCGTTACCGGCACAGGCGGACGATGAAGGCGTCGCGCTGACGATCTACAATCAGAGCTTCGGGGTCGTGCGCGAGAAACGAGGCGTCGAGATCAAGGACAAGCTTGGCGTGGTCCGGTTCACGAACGTGGCGGCGCAGATTGACGGCACGAGCGTGCAATTCAAATCGCTCACCGATCCCGCCGCGCGTGTGCTGGAGCAGAACTACGAGTATGACCTCGTCTCCGCGGACAAGCTCCTGCACAAATACATCGACAAACAGATCGCGGTGCTCACCAAGGACGGCTCGCGCTATTCCGGCAACCTGATGAGCTTCGACGCGAACCAACTCGTCATCCGGCAGTACGGGGAGAAGGGCGAGATCGTGATGGTGCAGCGCGGCGACAACGTCAAAGACATCCAGTTTGGCGCGTTACCGGAAGGATTGATTGCGAAGCCGACGCTGGTGTGGAAGCTCGCGACAGAGAAACCAGGCACGCATCTCGTCGAGGTCGCCTATCAGACCGGCGGCTTGAACTGGCAGGCCTCTTACAACGCCGTGCTCAACGCCAAGGATACCGGGCTGGACCTCGGCGGCTGGGTGACAATCAACAACACGTCCGGCGCGACCTATAAGGACGCGAGGCTCAAACTTATTGCCGGAGACGTGCGCCGGGTCCAGCCGCCGTCTCGCGCATACGCCATAAAAGGCGCGATGGCGATGGAAGCGGCCGCAGCGCCACAATTCGAGGAAAAAGCGTTCTTCGAGTATCACCTGTACACGCTGCAACGGCCCAGCACGGTCGCCGACAACCAAACGAAGCAGATCGAATTGCTTAAGGCGGCGGACGTACCGGTCAAGAAGGTGTTGCTCTACGAGGGCGCGCCGCAATTCCGGTTCTACGGTGGACTGCACACGTCGGCGGAGTATGGCAGCCAGGAGTTCAACAAGAAGGTCAACATCATCATCGAGGTCAAGAACTCGAAGGACAATCACATGGGCATGGCACTGCCGAAGGGCAAGGTGCGACTCTACAAACGCGACGAGGCCGATGCGGCGCTGGAATTCATCGGCGAAGACGAGATTGATCACACGCCGAAGGACGAGACGATCAAGCTGCACATCGGCGACGCGTTCGACGTCGTCGGCGAACGCAAGCGCACCGATTTCCGCGTGGACAGCGGCCGGCACGTCATGACCGAGAGCTTCGAGATTCGCATTCGCAACCACAAAGACGAACCCGTGGACGTGCTCGTCAAAGAGACGCTCTATCGCGGGAACAACTGGGAGATCACCGCGTCGAGCCACAAGTGGACCAAATTCGACTCCGGCACCATCCACTTCCCGATCACCGTAGCCAAAGACGGCGAGCGGGTCGTGACGTACACGGTGAGATATACGTGGTGATGTCTGAGGCGTTGAAGCTTTTAGCCGAGTGAAGCGAGTCGCCGCTCACCCAAGGCGGTCTGGCAAGACTGGTGAAGTCCAGCCAGTCCAGGGTCGCCAAGATGGAAGCCGACGATCCCTCGGTGTCTTGGACCTGCTCATTAGAACCCTTCTGGCGCTGGGAGCCTCGAGTCGCGAGATAGCGAGAACCTTCGCGCCCTCTCGTCGCGCCACGGCGGCCTAACGCTCCGCTTCATCTGCGGGCGCTCACGCCTCATCAATGGCGAGCCGTCAACTGCAAGCGGTAGTTAGGTCTTTTCACGAAAACAGTTCCGCCAAAGTCGAGAAAACCGCCGACTGTGTTTGCGGCCCAACTTTCCCCAATCTTTTCACCAATCTTGATTTGTCGACAGTTCGAATCTGGTCGAGAACAATCTGGGCTTGCTTGCCTTGGGAAACACAAGAAACCCGAGAGGGATAATCTCGCCCCTTCGTGGTCATTGGGGCAACTATGACTGTGGCAATGAAACGGTTTAATTCGTCCGGCGAGATGATCAGACAGGGGCGACTCTTCTTGATCTCGCTTCCAACAGTAGGGTCCAGGTTTACCAGATAGACTTCAAACCGTTTCACTTCCATTCCCATTCTTCCTTATCCCAGGAAGTCTGGCTAGCCGCATCCGCATCCAACAACTTGTCATCGCCCCTTGCCGCCATGGCCCGGAACTTTTCCGCCCAGCCTTCGCGCGGCTTTTTCACTGAGCGAATGATAATCTGGCGGTCCCCAACCTGAAGCTCAACCTCGCCACTCAGATGGGTCTGCTCCAACACCACTTTGGGGATTCTAATGCCTTGGGAATTACCGATGCGAACGATGCTTGCCTTCATCGAATACCACCTCCAACCAACCTTGATATAAT is a genomic window of Candidatus Methylomirabilis limnetica containing:
- a CDS encoding aspartate-semialdehyde dehydrogenase; the protein is MANRTYTVAVAGATGAVGETMLRLLEERNFPVRRLKLLASERSTGKSLTFKGEEIKVERLDDGSFQGIDIALFSAGATRSQEFAPAAVKAGAVVIDNSSAFRMQSDVPLVIPEINPDAIAGYQARGIIANPNCTTIVMLMPLKPLHDYGRVRRVIVSSYQAVSGAGAKGIEELRRQTLAWARGEPIEVSAFPQQIAFNLIPHIDTFQPNGYTKEELKLVFETRKILGDESIGVSPTTVRVPVFTAHSVSMNVETERKIGVDRAKELLSKMPGLVVIDEPEAGRYPMPIFAAGKDDCFVGRIREDLTNDHALNLWVVGDQLRKGAALNAIQIAELLVDRYL
- the truA gene encoding tRNA pseudouridine(38-40) synthase TruA: MPTFKLTIEYDGTDYHGWQVQPGMTTIQGTLQKAVKRIVGKGVHVMGAGRTDSGVHALGQVASLRAEFSHPPDILRRALTSVLPPDIVVTAVEEMDNDFHAQLWAKWKRYRYTILTRPYPSALERRYTLFVPYPLKIDAMADAAKTLIGTHDFSAFQAAGSSVKSSIRTVLVAELRQEGDHLLLEIVASGFLRHMIRIIMGTLLDVGRGRLRPEDLKAILEGKDRNNASKTISPHALCLLEVGYQPFTPHASRPHVLSQEVCFP
- a CDS encoding multicopper oxidase family protein, whose product is MSEATDLSRRRLLQYLGLTAVATAVVPEWLFAADEQGSQERSGQSEPDIEVGITAQPAESPILPGRPTKVWKFSGELVKGPPGTVEDIPDSYLGPILRLRQGQKVRIRFHNKLPEPCVIHQHGLHVPEKADGHPRHQIGSGQTSVYEFTVLDRAGTYWFHPHTHHRTAEQAYYGLSGLILVTDAEEQSLDLPRDEHDIPLVIQDRSFDDHNQLRYIGHMHDRFRGFLGDRVLVNGKPDFVLPVATRVYRLRILNGSNSRIYKLAWNDGSPLTVIGTDGGLLESPEVRNYLMLAPGERVDLWADLRGRKLGDEITLRSAAFSGVMPMMGMGGGMMGMGRGMRGGMMGGMGAALPHGAEFSILTARIVREERDQRVLPRRLSQIQRYRPQDAANAQKPKSIHLSMRGMSPRLNGRSFEMTRVAEEEIIPLNTMQLLEFVNRDHRAHGMMMAHPMHIHGQQFQVLKREMAPGFERHYSSVSQGFVDNGWKDTVLVMPGEKVTILKRFDHFTGLYLYHCHNLEHEDLDMMRNFLVQA
- a CDS encoding thioredoxin domain-containing protein, with the translated sequence MLLVGKSRSEGRAIAIGVAFLLWAVLFEQSAFGGGPPAKSVDPGVAAKVGDQIVTLDELEKALAPQLAKLQDQKFQLMASKLEELIAGRLLALEAKRRAITVEELLKAEVTSKAPGVTDTEVTAFITQNKARLQGQEAEIRPKVREHLVGQKLQETRSTYLAGLLQRAKVERFLEEPEPIRIPVSAEGAFAQGPKDAPITIVEFSDFQCPYCSRVIATLKEVVRLYPKQVRLAFRDFPIAGLHPKALKAAEAARCAGEKGKFWEYHDLLFESQAQATPADFKRFAEQLKLDANSFATCLDSGRHAAAVAADVQEGTRLGITGTPTLFINGRFVVGALPLEAFQGIIDRELRRSSK
- a CDS encoding ester cyclase, giving the protein MSTEENKRLVRRLYEETDKQNFAAMDEFFSADLIDHDPPPIPNLQPGLEGIKQAFRVFATAFPDGTHVIHDLIAEGDRVVIRVSGIGTHQGEFKGIKPTGKPVEMTGIAIYRIDGGKIVERWAQHNFLGFVMQQLGVISAHGHESSPPS
- a CDS encoding sigma-54-dependent transcriptional regulator, with amino-acid sequence MIPSHSKILIVDDDPDIREVVRDRLKAMGFEVVEAEDGVQALTRLRENSLTITLLDLMMPKKSGLEVLKAIRDEGIETTTIVMTSYGTIDKAVEAMRAGAYDFLTKPFSPGHLEVVIGKALEREALKRDNLLLSGEVRGQDRPIIGHSPSILNAIEAAKRAAARSSTILLQGETGTGKEVFARAIHQWSQRRDQPFVVVNCVAVSEDLLESDLFGHERGAFTGAHQRKRGKLELADGGTAFLDEIGDLKPHLQAKLLRVLQEHEFERVGGTRPIRVDLRFVAATNRRMDKAIREGLFREDLYRRLNVITVSLPPLRDHLEDIVSLTNHFLTQYCDRMGKRIKEITPDAWELLRHYHWPGNVRELANFIERAVVLSTRDRITSEDLPLTVLAGAPESPAGEAPRDFHETVVAYKRQVIRETLYRSGGNQSKAASALGLQRTDLARLIKELQIREKS
- a CDS encoding DUF4139 domain-containing protein; amino-acid sequence: MNVRSILTIVATLALALPAQADDEGVALTIYNQSFGVVREKRGVEIKDKLGVVRFTNVAAQIDGTSVQFKSLTDPAARVLEQNYEYDLVSADKLLHKYIDKQIAVLTKDGSRYSGNLMSFDANQLVIRQYGEKGEIVMVQRGDNVKDIQFGALPEGLIAKPTLVWKLATEKPGTHLVEVAYQTGGLNWQASYNAVLNAKDTGLDLGGWVTINNTSGATYKDARLKLIAGDVRRVQPPSRAYAIKGAMAMEAAAAPQFEEKAFFEYHLYTLQRPSTVADNQTKQIELLKAADVPVKKVLLYEGAPQFRFYGGLHTSAEYGSQEFNKKVNIIIEVKNSKDNHMGMALPKGKVRLYKRDEADAALEFIGEDEIDHTPKDETIKLHIGDAFDVVGERKRTDFRVDSGRHVMTESFEIRIRNHKDEPVDVLVKETLYRGNNWEITASSHKWTKFDSGTIHFPITVAKDGERVVTYTVRYTW
- a CDS encoding type II toxin-antitoxin system PemK/MazF family toxin codes for the protein MGMEVKRFEVYLVNLDPTVGSEIKKSRPCLIISPDELNRFIATVIVAPMTTKGRDYPSRVSCVSQGKQAQIVLDQIRTVDKSRLVKRLGKVGPQTQSAVFSTLAELFS
- a CDS encoding AbrB/MazE/SpoVT family DNA-binding domain-containing protein: MKASIVRIGNSQGIRIPKVVLEQTHLSGEVELQVGDRQIIIRSVKKPREGWAEKFRAMAARGDDKLLDADAASQTSWDKEEWEWK